One window of Branchiostoma lanceolatum isolate klBraLanc5 chromosome 8, klBraLanc5.hap2, whole genome shotgun sequence genomic DNA carries:
- the LOC136440024 gene encoding WW domain-binding protein 11-like — translation MGRRSINTTKSGKYMNPTDQARKMARKRELKKNKKQRMMVRHAVLKSKDPKQILVDMEKLDQMEFDSAQPIRLNEKVLRDKRKKLRETFDRVLKLYEKEDPTLCDEMKRMMVEYERRRQQAITYFESVKHAQQVTVEDIPLPEQPDLPQNVSMIPLPSDIPLPGAQPHSILKKTSAYGYDRPPHGPPPGLPPGIPPGKKPPGPPPGPPPGPPPGPPPRYMLDEDMEDDRDEDDEAYDPEKGLHEDIDIDADLDDLHDDDMDDDDDDDDEEFHHRDDDDLPRKDDPARKVRFADDDGGDEKIPPGITPLQYKMLKMAGQQIPKKGEKKEDKEDDSDEEEAEGPVSRPQLEPKQGPQLPTSGPPGAPPGAPPGPPTGPPPGPQQNPPGAPPGPPQGPPPGPPPGFQGPNLPPGLRPPPLRGPPPGPPRMPPPGPPPGRPPGAPPGPPPGAPPLLRGPPPRLLPPGPPGVPPPRGMLPRMPPPGAPPGMPPPPGLLPPSNPSVLSAPPSLISRPMNKEDSATIEKKPTATITAKPQIRNPTADVTKLVPVSVRIKRDNKGKKQKKTTAVPVKRATAVTVPRPPSGPGSGKNTDEAYEKFMREMEGIL, via the exons ATGGGGAGGAGGTCAATCAACACCACCAAGAGTGGGAAATACATGAATCCCACCGACCAAGCCA gaaaaatggCGCGAAAGAGGGAACTGAAGAAA AACAAGAAGCAGCGAATGATGGTTCGACATGCAGTACTGAAGTCCAAGGACCCGAAACAGATTCTGGTGGACATGGAGAAGCTTGACCAGATGG AGTTTGACTCTGCTCAGCCCATTCGGCTGAATGAGAAGGTTCTCAGAGACAAGAGGAAGAAACTGAGGGAAACTTTTGACCGTGTCCTGAAGCTATAC GAAAAAGAGGACCCTACTCTGTGTGATGAAATGAAGAGAATGATGGTAGAATATGAGAGGAGAAGACAACAAGCAATCACATACTTCG AGTCAGTGAAACATGCCCAGCAGGTTACAGTGGAGGACATCCCTCTCCCGGAGCAGCCAGACCTTCCACAAA aTGTGTCGATGATTCCTCTGCCCAGTGACATTCCCCTGCCAGGAGCTCAACCACACTCCATCCTCAAAAAGACTAGTGCCTATGG ATATGACCGACCACCCCACGGCCCACCTCCAGGCCTTCCCCCAGGGATCCCCCCTGGTAAGAAACCCCCAGGCCCCCCTCCTGGCCCTCCCCCGGGCCCCCCTCCCGGCCCACCCCCCAGGTACATGCTGGATGAGGACATGGAGGATGACAGGGATGAAGATGATGAGGCGTATGATCCTGAAAAAG GTCTTCATGAAGACATTGACATTGATGCTGACCTTGATGATCTCCATGACGATGacatggatgatgatgatgacgatgatgatgaagagtTTCATCACCGTGACGATGACGATCTCCCCAGGAAAGACGATCCAG CGAGGAAGGTTCGTTTTGCGGACGATGATGGGGGAGACGAGAAGATTCCCCCGGGTATCACCCCGCTGCAGTACAAGATGTTGAAGATGGCGGGTCAGCAGATTCCCAAGAAG GGAGAAAAGAaggaggataaggaggatgaCTCAGATGAGGAGGAGGCTGAGGGTCCCGTCTCACGACCTCAGCTGGAGCCAAAACAGGGCCCACAGCTGCCGACATCTGGGCCACCTGGAGCCCCGCCTGGAGCCCCGCCCGGCCCGCCAACGGGGCCACCTCCCGGCCCACAGCAAAACCCGCCAGGTGCACCCCCTGGACCACCACAAGGACCCCCCCCAGGACCCCCGCCAGGGTTCCAAGGACCAAACCTGCCTCCGGGTCTCAGACCCCCTCCCCTGCGAGGACCCCCTCCTGGACCCCCCAGAATGCCCCCTCCAGGCCCCCCTCCAGGGCGCCCCCCTGGTGCACCCCCTGGCCCCCCTCCAGGAGCACCACCCCTCCTTCGAGGACCCCCTCCCAGATTACTCCCTCCCGGCCCCCCTGGTGTACCCCCTCCCCGAGGCATGCTCCCCCGGATGCCCCCTCCCGGTGCCCCCCCTGGCATGCCCCCTCCTCCCGGCCTCTTACCCCCCAGCAACCCCAGCGTGCTGAGTGCCCCTCCCAGCCTCATCAGCCGACCAATGAACAAAGAGGACTCTGCCACTATCGAAAAAAAGCCGACTGCGACCATCACGGCCAAGCCGCAGATTCGAAACCCGACGGCAGACGTCACGAAGCTCGTGCCCGTGTCGGTACGCATTAAACGTGATAATAAAGGAAAGAAGCAGAAGAAGACGACGGCCGTACCAGTCAAGCGAGCGACGGCGGTTACGGTCCCCAGACCGCCATCAGGGCCGGGCTCGGGGAAGAACACAGACGAGGCTTACGAGAAGTTCATGAGGGAGATGGAGGGCATCTTGTAG